The proteins below are encoded in one region of Paracoccus sp. N5:
- a CDS encoding GntR family transcriptional regulator: MVDPPAARQEAAGRALPAPGRVEYEVARLFDVGKIPVRGALKRLETEGLMEFHRNRVAIVTTVSEPEIARSSRSGPSWDRTRSGCRCRI; the protein is encoded by the coding sequence ATGGTCGATCCGCCCGCGGCCCGTCAAGAGGCGGCCGGCAGGGCGCTTCCAGCACCAGGGCGAGTCGAGTACGAGGTGGCGCGGCTGTTCGACGTCGGCAAGATCCCGGTGCGCGGGGCGCTGAAGCGGCTGGAAACCGAGGGGCTGATGGAATTCCACCGCAACCGGGTCGCCATCGTGACGACGGTCTCGGAGCCCGAGATCGCCCGATCCTCGAGGTCCGGGCCATCCTGGGATCGAACGCGATCCGGCTGTCGGTGCCGCATATGA
- a CDS encoding proline racemase family protein — translation MARRGSAKAADCGTVSLAANNVQSACAAHLDAEIEVPHLVRVDVGWGGMFYVTADVRQFPGLELKPEHGCEVPGVGLVTGIRPARDDAPPPASRARDESLFCAGRALC, via the coding sequence TTGGCGCGGCGGGGCAGCGCCAAGGCTGCCGATTGCGGCACCGTCTCGCTTGCCGCGAACAACGTGCAAAGCGCCTGTGCCGCGCATCTGGATGCCGAGATCGAGGTGCCGCATCTGGTCCGGGTCGATGTCGGCTGGGGCGGCATGTTCTATGTCACCGCCGACGTGCGCCAGTTCCCCGGGCTGGAGCTGAAGCCCGAGCACGGTTGCGAGGTGCCGGGCGTCGGCCTTGTCACCGGCATCAGACCTGCAAGGGACGACGCGCCGCCGCCAGCCTCCCGCGCCCGCGACGAAAGTCTGTTCTGCGCCGGCCGGGCCCTGTGCTAA
- a CDS encoding FAD/NAD(P)-binding protein, which yields MYATADPGHRINVPAARMTMDCADRSGLQNWFDRRRIPLSPGTCLASSEAFVQRGLVAEYATDNLAPRLASGRVRDLRATALAARPAAGRFLIACDDGSELAADAVVIATSHPPPGIPAAFAGLADSPRLIADSSAADRLAEVARQARNLLVWAPG from the coding sequence GTGTATGCCACGGCGGATCCCGGCCATCGCATCAATGTGCCCGCGGCGCGCATGACCATGGATTGTGCCGACAGGAGCGGATTGCAGAACTGGTTCGATCGCCGCCGCATCCCGCTGTCCCCCGGCACCTGCCTTGCCAGCAGCGAGGCCTTCGTCCAGCGCGGGCTGGTCGCGGAATATGCCACCGACAACCTGGCGCCGCGTCTGGCCTCGGGACGGGTGCGGGATCTGCGCGCGACGGCGCTGGCGGCGCGGCCGGCGGCGGGACGGTTCCTGATCGCCTGCGACGACGGCTCGGAACTGGCCGCCGATGCGGTCGTCATCGCGACCAGCCATCCGCCACCCGGCATTCCCGCGGCTTTTGCCGGACTGGCGGATTCGCCCCGGCTGATCGCCGACAGCAGTGCGGCCGACCGCTTGGCCGAGGTCGCGCGCCAGGCGCGCAACCTGCTGGTGTGGGCACCGGGCTGA
- a CDS encoding ornithine cyclodeaminase, with translation MTATNPAPRFLSYQDAIGRLAWTDAVEALRQGHALPRAEIRDVFLGPPTGTMMSRSAFIPGLGYGAKTFTVMDGNAARGLPTVQGAMLVFDGATGTLKAIVDSPLVTEIKTAADSVLGASLLARPDSRHLLVVGAGTVAASLVKAYTAVLPGIERVSVWSRRPEQAQALVAALDGIPAELAAVPDLQAAVGQADIVTAATMARQPLILGDWVRPGTHVDLIGAFKADMREADDALMARAALFVDSRATTLGHIGELMMPIASGAITAESVLGDLYDLVRPGARRRQSPDEITVYKNGGGAHLDLMTADYIARVMAR, from the coding sequence ATGACCGCCACCAATCCCGCGCCGCGGTTTCTGTCCTATCAGGATGCGATCGGCCGGCTGGCCTGGACCGATGCGGTCGAGGCGCTGCGCCAGGGCCATGCGCTGCCCCGGGCCGAGATCCGCGACGTGTTCCTGGGCCCGCCGACCGGCACGATGATGAGCCGCTCGGCCTTCATCCCGGGGCTGGGCTATGGCGCCAAGACCTTCACCGTCATGGACGGCAACGCGGCGCGCGGCCTGCCGACGGTGCAGGGCGCGATGCTGGTCTTCGACGGCGCGACCGGCACGCTGAAAGCCATCGTCGACAGCCCGCTGGTGACCGAAATCAAGACCGCCGCGGATTCCGTCCTGGGCGCCAGCCTGCTTGCCCGGCCCGACAGTCGGCATCTGCTGGTGGTGGGCGCGGGCACGGTCGCGGCCAGCCTGGTCAAGGCCTATACGGCGGTGCTGCCGGGGATCGAGCGGGTCTCGGTCTGGTCGCGGCGCCCCGAGCAGGCGCAGGCGCTGGTCGCCGCGCTGGACGGCATCCCGGCCGAGCTGGCGGCGGTGCCCGACCTGCAGGCGGCGGTCGGACAGGCCGACATCGTGACCGCGGCCACCATGGCGCGTCAGCCGTTGATCCTGGGCGACTGGGTGCGGCCCGGCACGCATGTCGACCTGATCGGCGCCTTCAAGGCCGACATGCGCGAGGCGGACGACGCACTGATGGCGCGGGCGGCGCTGTTCGTGGACAGCCGTGCGACCACGCTGGGCCATATCGGCGAGCTGATGATGCCCATCGCCTCGGGCGCGATCACGGCGGAAAGCGTGCTGGGCGATCTCTACGACCTGGTGCGGCCGGGCGCCCGGCGCCGGCAATCGCCGGATGAGATCACGGTCTACAAGAACGGCGGCGGCGCGCATCTGGACCTGATGACGGCGGACTACATCGCCAGGGTGATGGCGCGGTAA